In Lolium rigidum isolate FL_2022 chromosome 7, APGP_CSIRO_Lrig_0.1, whole genome shotgun sequence, the DNA window TACCCCGACCCAACTAGTGTGTTTGTATCACGCTTGAATAATGTTGAAGAACGTGTTATTGTTATTTTACGAGTTCTCGATCATTGACTGCTAGAACATTTTGTTGCTGAATTGTTGCCATTTTTATGTGATTTTCCTTAGAGTTTATATACAGCCTGTCCGAGGCACCTACGAAATAACACTGCCCCCTTTGCGAGCTCCATAGCAGGAAATTATATATTCTGTCAAAGAAAGTCCCTCGCGTAAATTGCTTTGAATAGGTAAATCAATCATTTGTCCTTGAGGGTCCGCCATTAATCCTCTCATACCTACTAATTGGTGTACCTGAGATGCATTTCCTCTGGCTCCTGAAAAAGACATTAGATAGACTGGATTAGAAGGATCCGTTATCCGAAAATTCGAATTCATTTCTTGTTTCAAATATTCACTTGTCGCATACCATATCTCAATGCACTAGCCAATGTTAATAGGGGTggggtttgggggggggggggggggactgaGGGAAAGTTTTTTCTTTGCATGTGCCTGGATAATTTACATTTGGCACTGTCGTGCATGCTGTTATAGGAAAATTAGATAGGGAAGAATGGAGAAAATTGTTATGCACTTTTAGTTACTGAATCTGCTCATGAAAATTTGGGACACATTAACATTGGGATTCATGCTTCTGTAGGTAAAAACTGTAACAGTTCTTAGTCGGGTCGGTCCATGAAGATTCGAACCTATTGGCAAatggtttagagcatctccactcgaaaCCCCCCATAAGAGATCCGGCGCTTGCTCGTATAGGGGGGCGCCGACAATTTTTTTATTATAGGGGGGAGTATGAACCCAGTCACAGCCCCCATTTTGGCATTTTTTGTGGTCCCGTAGGACGCGTGGCATATTTTCATTGGGTGTGGTGTTAGCCGGCGCCCCCGATTGCCTCCCTATAGGCTGTGATTGGCCTGGGGGCACCGGATAAAGACATTTGCCGGCGCAAAAGTTGTTTatgggggacgtggctggggcGTTTTCTCTCTCCGGCGCCCCTATTTTGGCTCTTTTAGCCCTTTGGggaggacgagtggagatgcactTAGAGGAGTCAAGTATTTCAATATTGAATGGAGGACCTTGAGATGAAAACAAAAGCTGGTTTGAATGTTCGATTTCTAACTTATAAGATGAATAATGTAGATCACAGCTTACAATTGGAAGTAAATGCATATTTTTTTGGGCACATGCCATTAGATGCATTTTGGAACTATTATTTTCCGGGAAATGCACATGGTATAGTATTAATGTTAAAACTGGGGCACTAACCCATGGCTCTTCCACAAGATTAACTTAGTTATAGTTACCAGAAGATCCGTTCTTGAAAAACTAATGTAAAGCTCTGATGCGGTTGACTTTACCAGTTTACCTTTTAATATATTTTGTTGCCTCAGCTTTCAATATCTGCCACTGGAGTgggtgggaaggcatttggttttggtGCCAAAATTGCAACAAAATGTGCAAATGAGAACACTGAGGCTCAAGAGTTGAACTTGATATCAAATCAAGCAGGTGAACTTGTAGCAGCAGTTGAAGATGTTACTCCGCAAAAGAGGAGTGCTAAGATCCATGATTTTTGCTTTGGAATTCCTTTTGGTAAGTCATCGTTGAAACACAAATGCAAAATCTTGTCGTAATTGATTATAAGTATATGCTTTCATGAATGTAAAACCCTGCCACACAAGTTTCCAGATGGACATGATTTTGCACACACTTGTCTCTTGTGTAGGAGAATTATTACTAGTATCTTGTAAAATGTGTGTTTGttttcttcatcttgttgacacAAATGGAGCTATAATGCTGTTCCTGTTTTGAAGTAAAGATGAGCTTCTCATTGCATAATTACCCAAAATCACTGTTAGTGTTGATTGATCCTgcaagtttcagaaatcctacagttTTCCTTAGATAACAAAACTCTTAGAGTTTGTCAGATAAGATTTTCCCTGCCATATATTTATGATAAATAATCCCAAACCATTCGAAAACCGGAGTGTCACGACTATTTTTTTTTGCGATCATACTTCAAACATGTGCCTTATTTCAGTAACTGTTTCATCAGGATTGAATGCTACCCTGTCGAATAGTAGCACTGGAAGCATCAGCTCTGCATAACTAATAAGTATCATTTGCTAGTGCAGGTGGTCTTCTGTTCTCTATGGGGCTTCTAGGATACTTTTTCTCTAGGAGCACCGTAAGTCTTGTCCTGGGTGTTGCACCTGGGCTTGCTACACTATTTCTTGGTATCCTTAGTTTAAAGTTTTGGAGGAGTGGAAGATCAAGCTTCCTATTTATATTGGGCCAAGCAGGTGAGATGAGGAACATTCCATATACTTTATTAAAATGTAACCACCATTCAGTCCCTGTATATATGCTTGCTTATTGACCTGTTCAATTTGTTTTGTTGCAGCAATTTCTGGTGTCCTTGCATGGAAGTATTCTCATGCGTACTTACTGGTAACTAATAAACTATTGTGGTGTTCCTGTTCTTACGGAGCATTCCTTTGGTAACACTGTGTTAATTTTTATTTCTTACTGCAGACAAATAGAATCCTTCCTTGGGGCTTCTACGCTTCTCTAAGGTATCTTACTGTTGATCACAGCCCTCTTcagtttttccttttttccccGTAAAAATGAAGACCTGAATCTGAATGTATTGTTACCCTGTTCTTCCCTTCAAATTGGTACAGCACTGCAATGGCTTGTTTCTATGCCTATGTGCTGCTCGCCGGAGGAAATCCACCACCCAAGAAGCTGGCGCCGGCACCATTGTCGTAGGCCAGGGAACATGCATACCTTAATGTGTAACCCACTGGCTTAGTTTGGCATTTGTGCTCCATAAAATGCTGCAACTGCGAGCAGAGCAGAGAAGAGTTTATTTTTATATTTGTATATATTCCCTAATCTTTGCTTCGCTTCTGGCGAGGCTCTTGGATTTCCTTGATGCAACTTCAAGCAAATAACTTGACACGATGGTTGTAGTATGATCCAGCCTTGATGAGCATGGTTTTTTTCGGCTCCATGAATATGATGAAGGATGTCATGACGTAACCAGTTGCGCTTGACTCATTTTTTTCTTCCTGGGATCACCTGACAGCAGCACTATCTGATGTTTGAATGAACTTGTATTAGCAACATCCGATGGAACGATCATAATATTGAACCCATTGCGTATTAGTGTGATGGTTCAGCCGTTACTGTTTACAAATGCTGTCGATAAGAGGAAAATGATTCTTTATGCTAGGGCTGAACAATATTTAAATCATGTGAGAAGAGGAAAATAATGATTCTTTATGATATTTGTTGATGATTATCTTATTCTCATAAATGCGGACAGGAATAATGCAACTTTCTTTATTTGAGTTAAAATCGTGGAAGCCGCTAAAATTGTGATTTCCCTTCCGAATGTAGCGTCTGCGGCTGAAGCTATGGAAATGAGGGATCGATTGGCCCTGACCAATCGACCCAGTCGACTAGGATGCAACAATGTGATCATGGAATCTGattcggtggagacggcggttgcTTGCTCAGGTGATGAAATCTGGTGGGGCGAATCCTCAGTCATGCATTTTTGTTATGATTTAGCAACACTTACGGATAAGCTTGCACTCAAAAATTGCCCAAGAGAAACTAATGAAGCGGCGCACAAACTAGCTAGAAATAGTTTTTCAGGCCAGACTTCTTGTGGGTCGATGAACCCCTGGCTTCGTTCTACAAACTCTTCTAAACGATGTAACCATACTTTGATCACGGAGTAGCATGTTCAGATGTACTCTTCTTCTTACCAGGTACCTAAAGCGACAGAAAGGTATTTAATGAGGGAGGGAAACGCACCAGCGGTCACTGAACTTAATTCAGATGAGCACATTGGTCACTCAACTTCAAAAACGAGCAAAACTGGTCACTGAACTACGATTTATGAGTAAACTAGTCACAATTTCGCCAGCAGAGCACCGGGCGCTGACTTGTCTGGCCGGTAAGGCTGATTTGTTTTGCAAAAAATACCTTAATTATTAGACTAGTTATAGTGAaaataacataggtagtaacgtcACATATTCAAGGTGTTTTAGTGATATGGCATAGCAATAAGTGAAGAAAACGAGTGAGGTATACATCCAAGAGAAGGTGAGTCTATAACATAATAAATAACACAATGCATGAACCCACGTATAAGACCCACTATGAgaatagtaacatagagtagtaacatgtgtatGTTATTAccttatgttacttcccactatgactagccttactATTTAAGTCCTGCGCTGGCATGGggcatctgttggagatatgcccaagaggcaataataaaagtggttattatatatctttatgtttatgataaaagtttatataccatgctataattgtattaaccgaaacattgatacatgtgtgttatgtaaacaacaatgagtccctagtaagcctcttaactagcttgttgattaatagatgattagtttcataatcatgaacattggatgttattaataacaaggttatatcattatatgaatgatgtaatggacacacccaattaagcgtagcataagatcacgtcattaagttatttgctataagctttcgatacatagttacctagtcctttcgaccatgagatcatgtaaatcacttatgctagaaaggtactttgattacatcaaacgccactgcgtaaatgggtggttataaaggtgggattaagtatccggaaagtatgagttgaggcatatggatcaacagtgggatttgtccatcccgatgacggatagatatactctgggccctctcggtggaatgtcgtctaatgtcttgcaagcatatgaataagttcataagagaccacataccacggtacgagtagagagtacttgtcaagagacgaggtcgaacaaggtatagagtgataccgatgatcaaacctcggacaagtaaaatatcgcgtgacaaagggaattggtatcgtatgtgaatggttcattcgatcactaagtcatcgttgaatatgtgggagccattatggatctccagatcccgctattggttattggtcggagagagatctcaaccatgtctacatagttcacaaaccgtagggtgacacacttaaggtttgatgttgtaatagtagaacttgaatatggaatggagttcgaagtattgttcgaagtcccggatgggatcccggacatcacgaggagttccggaatggtccggagaataagattcatatataggaggtcattttataagtttgaaaatgatctggtgcatttatggaaggttctagaaggttctagaaaagtccggaagaaatcactaaggaaggaggagtcccggagggactccacctccccatggccggccaaccctagaagggggagtccaaggtggactccaccaagggggccggccacccccttcatggaagggtgggaatcccacttgggtgggagtcccaccttgggtaggtttccctactagatggaaggttttggttcgggtcttattcgaagacttgtagtccaacacttggggttccacctatataatgaggggcataggggagggggccggccacgacaagccaccaagctggccgcacccatagaggccggccaccccctctcccaaaccctagccgcccctctctcctccacctctcccgcacgcttagcgaagctccgccggagttctccatcgccaccgccaccacgccgtcgtgctgccggattcaaggaggagctactacttccgctgcccgctggaacggggagaaggacgtcgtcttcatcaacaccgaacgtgtgaccgagtacggaggtgctgcccgatcgtggcgccgtgatcaagatcttctacgcgcttttgcaagcggcaagtgatcgtctaccgcagcaacaagagcctcatcttgtaggctttggaaatcttcaagggtgagtctcgatcatctcctcgttgctcccgtcttctagattgcatcttggcttggattgcgttctcgcggtaggaaattttttgttttctatgcaacgaatccctacagtggtatcagagccgtgtctatgcatagatggttgcacgagtagaacacgatggctttgtgggcgttgatgcttatgttgtctttagtttgagtactttgcatctttgtggcatagtgggatgaagcggctcgggctaactttacatgaccgcgttcatgagatttgctccacgctcgacatgcaacttgtattgcataagtggctttgcgggtgtctcgtctctcctactatagtgaagattcaatttactcttctattgacaacactagtatcaccgttgtggttcatgttcgtaggtagattagatcttactcgaaaaccctaaaccacgtaaaatatgcaaaccaaattagagacgtctaacttgtttttgcagggtttggtgatgtgatatggccaagatatgatgatgaatatgtatgagatgatcattattgtattgtggcaaccggcaggagccttatggttgtctttaa includes these proteins:
- the LOC124677844 gene encoding protein FATTY ACID EXPORT 1, chloroplastic-like, which gives rise to MIKNPASLSQSRMAVASTQLHGAAAVARRYGAFRVPTSCRLPHHSLASSTKLSISATGVGGKAFGFGAKIATKCANENTEAQELNLISNQAGELVAAVEDVTPQKRSAKIHDFCFGIPFGGLLFSMGLLGYFFSRSTVSLVLGVAPGLATLFLGILSLKFWRSGRSSFLFILGQAAISGVLAWKYSHAYLLTNRILPWGFYASLSTAMACFYAYVLLAGGNPPPKKLAPAPLS